The following proteins are co-located in the Pan troglodytes isolate AG18354 chromosome 5, NHGRI_mPanTro3-v2.0_pri, whole genome shotgun sequence genome:
- the LOC107973242 gene encoding LOW QUALITY PROTEIN: histone-lysine N-methyltransferase PRDM7-like (The sequence of the model RefSeq protein was modified relative to this genomic sequence to represent the inferred CDS: substituted 1 base at 1 genomic stop codon), translating into MSPERSQEESPEGDTERTERKPMVKDAFKDISIYFTKEEWTEMGDWEKTHYRNVKMNYNALITIGLRATXPAFMCHRRQAIKLQVDDTEDSDEEWTPRQQVKPPWMAFRGEQSKHQKGMPKASFNNESSLKELSGTPNLLNTSGSEQAQKPVSPPGEASTSGQHSRLKLELRRKETEGKMYSLRERKDHAYKEISEPQDDDYLYCEMCQNFFIDSCAAHGPPTFVKDSAVDKGHPNRSALSLPPGLRIGPSGIPQAGLGVWNEASDLPLSLHSGPYEGRITEDEEAANSGYSWLITKGRNCYEYVDGKDKSWANWMRYENCARDDEEQNLVAFQYHRQSFYRTCRVIRPGCELLVWSGDEYGQELGIRSSIEPAESLGQAVNCWSGMEMSMARNWASSGAASGRKSSWQGEVGITITLLKGQERKNYPREFS; encoded by the exons ATGAGCCCTGAAAGGTCCCAAGAGGAGAGCCCAgaaggagacacagagagaacaGAGCGGAAGCCCATG GTCAAAGATGCCTTCAAAGACATTTCCATATACTTCACCAAGGAAGAATGGACAGAAATGGGAGACTGGGAGAAAACTCACTATAGGAATGTGAAAATGAACTATAATGCACTGATTACTATAG GTCTCAGAGCCACTTGACCAGCTTTCATGTGTCACCGAAGGCAGGCCATCAAACTCCAGGTGGATGACACAGAAGATTCCGATGAAGAATGGACACCTAGGCAGCAAG TCAAACCTCCTTGGATGGCCTTCAGAGGAGAACAGAGCAAACACCAGAAG G GAATGCCCAAGGCGTCATTCAATAATGAATCTAGTTTGAAAGAATTGTCAGGAACGCCAAATTTACTGAATACAAGTGGCTCAGAGCAGGCTCAGAAACCAGTGTCCCCTCCTGGAGAAGCAAGTACCTCTGGACAGCACTCTAGACTAAAACTGG AACTCAGGAGGAAGGAGACTGAAGGAAAGATGTATAGCCTGCGAGAAAGAAAGGATCATGCATACAAAGAGATCAGCGAGCCACAGGATGATGACTACCTCT ATTGTGAGATGTGTCAGAACTTCTTCATTGACAGCTGTGCTGCTCATGGGCCCCCTACATTTGTAAAGGACAGTGCAGTGGACAAGGGGCATCCCAACCGTTCAGCCCTCAGTCTGCCCCCGGGGCTGAGAATTGGGCCATCAGGCATCCCTCAGGCTGGGCTTGGAGTATGGAATGAGGCATCTGATCTGCCACTGAGTCTGCACTCTGGCCCCTATGAGGGCCGAATTACAGAAGACGAAGAGGCAGCCAACAGTGGATATTCCTGGCTA ATCACCAAGGGGAGAAACTGCTATGAGTATGTGGATGGAAAAGATAAATCCTGGGCCAACTGGATGAG GTATGAGAACTGTGCCCGGGATGATGAAGAGCAGAACCTGGTGGCCTTCCAGTACCACAGGCAGAGCTTCTATAGAACCTGCCGAGTCATTAGGCCAGGCTGTGAACTGCTGGTCTGGTCTGGGGATGAGTATGGCCAGGAACTGGGCATCAGATCTTCTATAGAACCTGCCGAGTCATTAGGCCAGGCTGTGAACTGCTGGTCTGGTATGGAGATGAGTATGGCCAGGAACTGGGCATCAAGTGGGGCAGCAAGTGGAAGAAAGAGCTCATGGCAGGGAGAGGTAGGCATCACTATTACTCTTTTAAaaggacaggaaagaaagaattatCCTAGAGAATTTTCATGA